From Actinomycetota bacterium, one genomic window encodes:
- a CDS encoding ASKHA domain-containing protein produces the protein MNTSEISQGGASITRYGVAIDVGTSSIWSRLVDLGSPQPDPGSPQPDPGSPRSDAPRDPENASVLDTLVIPNPQQRHGADIASRLGLADEDPSTRAELHGEVIGAIDDSISRLCADAGIGPDEIGEVVAVGNSAMYAFMLDLDPGPLCGTPYNLKGAQDFQGPAASLGINLPAANLFIPRPIFGYVGADALADVLLIGMTESGETELIVDVGTNCEMALGNREKILVASSPAGPAYEDSHMSFGLSATEGAIYKAEIRGDAFEYSVVGGGEPRGICGSGLIDIIAEMRRNGWVDESGRLLREGPVTVAEGREKITVSQHDIRSFQLVKASVHAAISVIRMKFGSEDLGRMLITGTFGSYINLDNARLLKMFPDLPNDRVEVVADAACQGAVLMLGGKSKGLLEELRGRIRHVALPLNKNFQDEFIRLMSI, from the coding sequence ATGAATACCTCAGAAATCAGTCAGGGCGGGGCTTCCATAACCCGGTACGGCGTCGCTATCGACGTCGGCACCTCGAGCATCTGGTCGCGCCTGGTGGACCTGGGAAGTCCGCAGCCCGACCCGGGAAGTCCGCAGCCCGACCCGGGAAGTCCACGTTCCGACGCTCCACGGGATCCTGAAAATGCCAGCGTGCTCGACACGCTGGTTATCCCCAATCCCCAGCAACGCCATGGCGCCGATATCGCCAGCCGGCTGGGCCTGGCGGACGAGGACCCCTCCACCCGGGCAGAACTCCACGGCGAGGTGATCGGAGCCATTGACGACTCGATCTCGCGCCTGTGCGCCGATGCCGGCATCGGCCCGGATGAGATCGGTGAGGTAGTGGCCGTAGGCAACTCCGCCATGTACGCTTTCATGCTCGATCTCGATCCGGGGCCGCTTTGCGGCACGCCGTATAATCTCAAGGGCGCGCAGGATTTCCAGGGCCCGGCGGCGTCGCTGGGCATCAACCTGCCGGCGGCCAACCTCTTTATTCCCCGACCGATCTTTGGTTATGTCGGCGCCGATGCCCTGGCCGACGTCCTGCTGATCGGCATGACCGAGAGCGGCGAGACCGAGCTGATCGTCGACGTCGGCACCAACTGCGAGATGGCGCTCGGCAACCGCGAAAAGATACTGGTGGCGTCGAGCCCCGCCGGCCCGGCCTATGAGGACTCTCATATGTCCTTCGGGCTCTCGGCGACCGAGGGCGCCATCTATAAGGCCGAGATCAGAGGCGACGCCTTTGAGTACTCGGTGGTCGGCGGCGGCGAGCCGCGCGGCATCTGCGGCTCGGGCCTGATTGACATCATCGCCGAGATGCGGCGAAACGGCTGGGTGGACGAAAGCGGCCGCCTGCTGCGCGAGGGCCCCGTGACCGTCGCCGAGGGCCGGGAAAAAATTACCGTCAGCCAGCACGACATCCGTTCCTTCCAGCTGGTCAAGGCTTCAGTGCACGCCGCCATCTCCGTCATCAGGATGAAGTTCGGCAGCGAAGACCTGGGGCGCATGCTGATCACGGGAACGTTCGGGAGCTACATCAATCTCGACAACGCCCGGCTGCTGAAGATGTTCCCGGATCTGCCCAACGACCGCGTCGAGGTGGTCGCAGACGCGGCCTGCCAGGGGGCGGTGCTCATGCTTGGCGGCAAAAGCAAAGGCTTGCTGGAAGAGCTCCGCGGCCGCATCCGCCATGTCGCCCTTCCCCTCAACAAGAATTTCCAGGACGAGTTCATCCGCCTGATGTCCATCTAG